The Calditrichota bacterium genome window below encodes:
- a CDS encoding DUF2442 domain-containing protein — protein sequence MSPSGYGLHWFLLDEDLSIDELLGIKHAPSQKKEIVTT from the coding sequence ATATCTCCTTCGGGGTATGGTTTGCATTGGTTTTTGTTGGATGAAGATTTATCAATTGATGAATTACTCGGGATAAAACATGCTCCTTCACAAAAAAAAGAGATTGTTACAACGTAG